The stretch of DNA aaaatatttttaaaaaatattttataaaataatattattttataaaaatattttattatataacattattactaatatatctTACAATGTATCGCGGGTATATTACTACACTGATGGAATCTACCTTTTCCTTCTAGTATATTCTCACCAACGCACAACACCTGAACTGGCCAGCCGCCAGAGATTGGAACTGTACATGACGCGTCACCGTTCAAATTATTCCGTTATTTTAAGTTCTTTCCGTCACTTTTCCTTGTTTCAAAGAATTTAAAACGTAAAATTAAAGCCCTAATAGATCAAAACTCGATTTCGATTacatataaacaatttaatcGGATTCCTATGCAGACAGAAAAATCCATCTTCTCATGCTCGATGGAAGGGAGACCTCCATCACGAGCTACTACACCGACGACGACGAAGGGGACAGTCTTAATTTCCTAATccctcaaaaccctaatttccacGCAAAGTAGGGGATCCCCCAGTTTGAGAATTCCAGAATTTGTatagaaaaagattaaaaatgtTTTCGTGGAATTTTGCGAAGTCGGCCGAGGCAATGTTCTCGCGTTGGGCCGTGAAGAGGGTTTGCAAGTTCgtgttgaagaagaaattggGGCATTTCATATTAGGGGATATCGACCTAGATCAGCTTGACGTGCAACTTCGCGAGGGTACGATTCAGCTTAGCGATCTCGCGCTTAATGTCGATTGTCTCAATGAGAAGGTGTGattggttttttaaaaaatataaagataattgtTAGCTTAGGCATTGTATACATGTTTTCCTTTTGGAAGTTTCTttatgtttattaaaaaaaagaacggGAGATTTCCGCTGGTTAAGCAAGTTACATGCATTGGGCACGCAGGCTTTGTAGGCCCTTTTTTGTATAGGGGGGCGGGGGCTCGGTAGCACTTGGTCTAGTGAAATATTTCTTGGATTGGAATGGAGAAAGCTCTGCCTGTTTCATATGGAGGTATTGAATGTGACATCGTATGAGCAAGTTAGTAAATGAATATCAGTAATCTTTATATTCACACTTGCGCATACatctaataataaaatttccaacacttattaaaaaagaagaagttcgaattaattatttattttataggtaaaaaaaaaataataataattattaaccgACTTTGGGGTCATATTTTATTCTGTAGACGTATAGGATATCACTATATCAGTATATTAGAACTGCAACTACCGTTAACTGAAGTTTCATATAATTTCGAGTGTAGAAGGTTGCCAAGTCATTTTGTTCATTGCTTTCTTAATTTGACCCTCAAATTGATATGCTTGtcattcttttgttttcttatggCCATGTTCTTCCCATCCCTCCCTCCCCGCCCTAAGCAGTTGGGTGCAGCAACATCAGTTATTATAAGAGAAGGATCCATTGGCTCTTTACTTGTTAAAATGCCTTGGAAGGGTGAAGATTGTCTGGTGGAGATAGATGAACTTGAACTTGTGCTTGCTCCTTGTTTGAAGAATGATTCACCAGCTGGAAGTGAAACTTGGAGTTCAGTTCAGGATGGCAACAATGGCCTCCATTCTGACTCAAAAAAGCTTGCGCATGACTCGTTGGATGACACTACCAAACCTATATCTGGGGATGTTCATGAAGGTGTCAAGACAATTGCAAAGCTGGTCAAACGGTTGCTTACAAGTTTCCATGTCAGGATAAAGAAGTTAATAGTTGCATTTGATCCATATTTGGAGGGTGAAAAGAATATGGGTATTCGCACAACCCTAGTGCTTCGAATATTAGAAACAGAATGCGGAACTTGTGTTTCTGAAGATGCCAATTCTAATGGTGGTACAATAGTTGAGAGCTTTCTTGGAATAAGTCAATTGACAAACTTTGTGAAATTTCAAGAAGCGGTACTTGAGCTTCTTCGAATTGATGGTGACAATAATAAAGAAAGCTCTCCATGTGTATCAGGAACAAGCTTTGGTGACTATTTTTCAGGGGGCAGTCCCTTAAATACTACCACTCCTGTTGTGACAGGGAAAAAGGGTGGATTTTCTGGGAATGTAAAATTAAGTATTCCTTGGAAGAATGGGTCCTTAGACATTCACAAAGTGGATGCAGATGTTCATATTGATCCTGTGGAATTGAGACTTCAGCCCAGTACAATAAAATGGCTCTTGCTTTCATGGGAAACTTTAAAGAAACTGGACAAAGATTGTGAGGGTCATATGCATCATAATCCAACGAATTCTTTTAACATCAATGCTGCATCCTACTGCAACTCATCAACAGCAGTTTCTACTGGACATGTTACTGACAAGGCAATGCTAAGTTGTGGTGCCTCTTCAATGGACACCTCTACTTTGCCCCTGCAGGATTCAGTCTCTGAGAATTTTCTACCCGGGTCACATGTCATATCAGATTGGGTGCCATTTTCCATCCCTAAAATTCAGAAAGAtggaattgaagaagaaattgaCTTTGGGGCAAGGTTAGTGATCATCCTGTTGACATCAATGCTTTTCTTACAGCTGCAGTGGAGGGAAATTAGTGTTTACACTCTCACCAGAGGCACTTAATGttgattatttgttatatttcttgCAAATGATTATATCAAGCTAAACTGATTGCCCACTTcctaccaaaaaagaaagaaaaagtaacaAATTTGGAATTGCATTAGAAACTTATAGATGCTCTTGTACAAAACATTAAGAGTTTCTTTTAATCTTCTAGTCAGAGTTTTTCAACTTATACATTTTCttcaatgattaaaaaaagaatcttGGAAAATTTCTCACATGTAAATTCAGTACTTGTTAcccattctttaaaaaaaaaacaaaaaagatttcataCTTGTTAAAGGCATATCAATTTTGCTGGTATGAGCCAGCCTTTTGTTATACTTGCATATTCAAATATTATCTCTCCCGGTTATGCCAAGTAGTGGACGCATGTAAACGACAACTTAATGTTACAAACTCTATAGTTTGTTGCATGACTGTTTTCCTAGTTCTTGCCTTGGTTGGTGGTCAACCATCACAGTTTCAAATAATGCAGATGCCTTTAGTATGCCATTATGTTTCCTGTGTACAGTGTGGATCAATtctttgaatgttttgatggGATGAGAAGTTCCCGATCGACTTTGGCTAGCAGTGGGATGTGGAACTGGACATCTTCTGTTCTCAGTGCAATTACTGCTGCATCCAGCCTTGCTTCTGGATCTTTGCATATTCCCTCTGGTATTTGCTTATCTCCCCATTATATAGCTTGAGCATTGACCATGTCAGGTTAGCTTCTGTGTTGTGTATTAATCATTCACATGAAGCCAAGTCTTTTTTAATGTTGACCGTCGTGTTATATCTAAAAGATTTGGTGTCACATTAAATCCCGATTGCATTTTCAAGTTGCATATAAGTTGTGTTGCATTTTGGCCTATCATATTGTATTGTACTTTTCCTGTAAATGGTCTTTGGTGCGTGGGTGACACCTGGGTGAGGCCATGGTCCATTCAGCTTGTGCAAAATCTAATTATACCTACGACATTTGATTATACATGTTAGTCCTTAAATGTTGATTTtcttatgttatatttttagttatGTAGCCTTTCTTGAAATATGGTATCAGATAAAATGGTCTTTGTCTAAACGGTCTTGCGTTCAAATCTTTGGAACCACCATTTTTCAGTTTctatcttggttttttttttcatttctgtttTGTGGTTCAGCAGCAATTTCCAGCCTTCAGATAGAGACAGTTTGGGACTGAAGGCTTCTAATAGGGTCTCATTCAAAAGTCTATTCATAACTATGATTTCAGACTCTATATAAATTACTTGTAGATATCGTGAGTAAAACTTTGATTTTCCCCCTTTTACTGTTTGGTTACAGAACAGCAGCATGTTAAAACCACTGTGAGAGCAGCTCTTGCGGAAATTtctttcatgctttcatttcatGATGAAGACCAAAGGCATTTGTGTGATCCTCCAGGTGATCAGGCTAATGTTCATCATTTAGGTTCAGAATGGAGAGACATTGTTCTTCAATTGCAGGTAATAAATGTGCTTTCAGTTCAAGTCATTTTATGCATTCTACACTGGTTGTTTGGCATGATGTTCCTCTACACTTACTTGAAACATTTGATAAGGTAAACAGGTATGCCCTCAAGAAATGAAGTTTGAAGGAATGGTGAATTGTATTGTGGTTGCTCATTACTACAGCAGTATAAATACTGCCACGAACTTTGGTTGGAAGACGTGTACCGATAATAATGCCAGTCAAAagcatttgattcatcaactgCAAGCTGAAGTTCAAGGTGCTCTTCCTCCGTTTGCCTATCCTGCCGAAGATTCTTATTCAAATGAAGTAAACAGTTCAGTTGCtgcagattttccttttggaagtAGGGGTGGCATAGTCAAAGTGACATTGCTTAAAACTTCAGGGGTCACTCATTGCCAATTTTCTGCATGTTCCAGTTCATCAGATGGCAGTTTTACCGGGCCAACATTATTTTCATTGAACTTAGCACCTTTTGTTTTCTGGGTGAACTTCCCTCTAATAAATACACTGATGAATCTATCTGTGGAATTGATAAAATCTGTTGAGATGAACAGCAAGAGGAATGAGTTTCCACCCCGGGTCTTCAATGAGAAGCAAGGATCATCTCCGGATGGTATCAGAAGAGGTTCTACTCTTTACATGACAAGCTTGTCTTCAACAGAAAGGTTGTGTGTCAATATACTTATGCCCAACGCTCGTGTAATTCTGTGTTTCCATTTTGAGAGCAGCGAAGATACTAGAGGCTACTCTTCCTGGGATCagtttcttgttcttgatttttCATCACAGTCAGCATTGAACAAGGGAATAGATAAAGACAGCAATTCAAATTCAGATGCAAGTttacagaaaaaaaattctttgacGGCTACGAGGTCTTTGCATTTGCATGTTGGTGATCTTAAAATTTACTTGGTTTCTCCTGCAAGTGAGGCTGAGGTTGGAATAGACTCCTGTAATGTAAAGAATCAGAAATTTTCTTCTGAGAACATTCTCTCAATGGCAAACAAAAAAGGTGGTCTTGCTGTCATTAGTATGCTTTGGCAGGAGGGTCATGCGACTGGTCCTTGGATAGCAAGGAGGGCAAAGTTCTTAGCCACTTTAGAAGAATCAAGGAATAGACATAAATTTGTGGGGAAGGGTTTTGAGTTTGCATCTGTGTCTACTGTTAAAGATCTTGAAGGGTTAAAGTCTCAAACTCgacaagagatgattctgagcTCCGTATTATGCCTGCATGTTCATCTATGTCCTGTTACAATTAATCTTGGTAGTTCTCAATACAAAGTCTTACATGGTTTTTTAAATGAGGTGATAAGTGGATTCTCTTGTGTGGATTCTGATGCTGCCAATTCTAGGAAAGGATCTTCCGTGtctcaaacatcattttttGTGGAGTGTGATACAGTAGAAATTTTAATGAGCCCAGACGTGAAAGAGATTAATGTGGGCTCGATGCAGCGTGAACTTCCTGGATCATGGTGTTGTCTGAAACTTAAAATTCAGAAGTTTGAATTGCTGTCTGTCTCAAATGTTGGAGGTATTAAGGATGCCAGCTTTTTTTGGCTAGCCCATGGAGAAGGCAAATTGTGGGGTTCCATCAATGGGATTCCTGATCGAGAGTTTCTTCTGATATCATGTAGTGATTCTACCATGAAACGTGGTGATGGAGGAGGTTCCAATGCCTTGTCGTTTAGAAGGGCTGGTTCTGATATTGTATACCTATGGGAGCCCAATAGTTTTCACGGTTTTACATCTATAAATGTCAGATGTAGTACAATTGTTGCAACAGGTGGTCGCTTGGATTGGTTGGATGCAATATCCTCCTTTTTCAGTTTGCCTTCTCCTGAGACTGAACAAGCAGGTAACAATAGTATGCAGAAGGGGGATTTGAATGCATCATGTGGATCTACTTTTCTCCTTAACTTGGTTGATGTTGGATTGAGTTATGAGCCCTACTTAAAGAATTTGGTGCACGGGATTGAAGTTCCAGATCCTAAGTGTTATTCTTCAAGtgccaaagaaaaagaatgttTCGGTGAGCAAGTTGCTTGTCTGTTAGCTGCATCTTCCTTCAATGTATCAAATTCAACTATGGCAAACTCAATTGGTAATGAGTGCAAAATCAGAGTGCAAGATCTTGGGCTTCTTCTTTGTACAGTGTCAGAGCCCAATAATCTTGATGGCACTTACAGTGTTGAACATCTTCACAAGGTTGGCTATGTTAGAGTTGCTCGGGAGGCACTCATCGAAGTTATCTTGA from Juglans microcarpa x Juglans regia isolate MS1-56 chromosome 3S, Jm3101_v1.0, whole genome shotgun sequence encodes:
- the LOC121258313 gene encoding autophagy-related protein 2-like, whose amino-acid sequence is MFSWNFAKSAEAMFSRWAVKRVCKFVLKKKLGHFILGDIDLDQLDVQLREGTIQLSDLALNVDCLNEKLGAATSVIIREGSIGSLLVKMPWKGEDCLVEIDELELVLAPCLKNDSPAGSETWSSVQDGNNGLHSDSKKLAHDSLDDTTKPISGDVHEGVKTIAKLVKRLLTSFHVRIKKLIVAFDPYLEGEKNMGIRTTLVLRILETECGTCVSEDANSNGGTIVESFLGISQLTNFVKFQEAVLELLRIDGDNNKESSPCVSGTSFGDYFSGGSPLNTTTPVVTGKKGGFSGNVKLSIPWKNGSLDIHKVDADVHIDPVELRLQPSTIKWLLLSWETLKKLDKDCEGHMHHNPTNSFNINAASYCNSSTAVSTGHVTDKAMLSCGASSMDTSTLPLQDSVSENFLPGSHVISDWVPFSIPKIQKDGIEEEIDFGASVDQFFECFDGMRSSRSTLASSGMWNWTSSVLSAITAASSLASGSLHIPSEQQHVKTTVRAALAEISFMLSFHDEDQRHLCDPPGDQANVHHLGSEWRDIVLQLQVCPQEMKFEGMVNCIVVAHYYSSINTATNFGWKTCTDNNASQKHLIHQLQAEVQGALPPFAYPAEDSYSNEVNSSVAADFPFGSRGGIVKVTLLKTSGVTHCQFSACSSSSDGSFTGPTLFSLNLAPFVFWVNFPLINTLMNLSVELIKSVEMNSKRNEFPPRVFNEKQGSSPDGIRRGSTLYMTSLSSTERLCVNILMPNARVILCFHFESSEDTRGYSSWDQFLVLDFSSQSALNKGIDKDSNSNSDASLQKKNSLTATRSLHLHVGDLKIYLVSPASEAEVGIDSCNVKNQKFSSENILSMANKKGGLAVISMLWQEGHATGPWIARRAKFLATLEESRNRHKFVGKGFEFASVSTVKDLEGLKSQTRQEMILSSVLCLHVHLCPVTINLGSSQYKVLHGFLNEVISGFSCVDSDAANSRKGSSVSQTSFFVECDTVEILMSPDVKEINVGSMQRELPGSWCCLKLKIQKFELLSVSNVGGIKDASFFWLAHGEGKLWGSINGIPDREFLLISCSDSTMKRGDGGGSNALSFRRAGSDIVYLWEPNSFHGFTSINVRCSTIVATGGRLDWLDAISSFFSLPSPETEQAGNNSMQKGDLNASCGSTFLLNLVDVGLSYEPYLKNLVHGIEVPDPKCYSSSAKEKECFGEQVACLLAASSFNVSNSTMANSIGNECKIRVQDLGLLLCTVSEPNNLDGTYSVEHLHKVGYVRVAREALIEVILRNNCKNGLLWEVECSKSHIYVETCHDTTSGLIHLASQLQQLFAPDLEESVVHLQARWDNVQKAQERNNYNGETRTFNGESGPSTSGVHTASEDATSEPRLVGLMDEICEDAFQFDNCHTYQFDSSESHICVSLDESLLRDACSLNVETPERLSHDLSFNRSVPVLGLESSQNSFLEEGNFPEFIEGYCLSELRPLSELSIGRQSMPELPKCRSMNAEHEGLGKGNSGWYGDTYLSIVENHIAESSEQSGVRQFVEAKLPFIDNTKHDDIGKVTGRVLLKNIDVRWRMYAGSDWHDSRDDGEHYAKYHGRDKTVCLELSLSGMEFQYDIFPIGGVHVSKLSLSIQDFHLYDRSRDAPWKLVLGYNYSKDHPRESSSKALKLDLEAVRPDPLIPLEEYRLRIAFLPILLHLHQSQLDFLVNFFGAKNSSVDQSPDCHEEPDSSKLLHGHTIANEAFLPYFQKFDIWPVLVRVDYSPHHVDLAALRSGKYVELVNLVPWKGVELQLKHVHAVGIYGWGSVCDTIIGEWLEDISQNQVHKILQGLPTIRSLVAVGSGAVKLVSLPVENYKRDRRVLKGMQRGTAAFLKSISLEAFGLGVHLAAGAHDLLHQAEYILTSIPPSVPWAGGSKMKTNVRSDQPKDAQQGLQRAYENVSDGLGKSASALVRTPLKKYQSGAGAVSALASAIQAVPAAAIAPASACASAVHCTLLGFRNSLDPERKKESMEKYLGPTQSLEQDQ